The proteins below come from a single Synechococcus sp. WH 8101 genomic window:
- a CDS encoding TrkA family potassium uptake protein, with the protein MPSPAPRLPQRSHGRGRRRSSRPQLKRLARPWLLPLLALAAVICGGALGYRITEGWDWGDCLWMVLITISTIGYGEVEPLSQAGRLVTVLIIAGGLVVVQLSIQRILGLTESGYFRQLRDLRFRRILRRMHNHVILCGYGRMGREIGAQLQLENVPVLVVELDPERRQAAEESGLRVLQADATLDETLLEAGLERCRSLVAALPSNAANLYVVLSARGLEPRCRLIARADSEESAAKLRLAGASVVVSPYVAGGRMMAATALRPLAVDFMDLLAGSDCEIEEFQLSADPLLLHNLPGRSLSELQLGRRTGAMVLAIRDRGRLIANPGGDVVLAPGQLLVVLGSKGQLRLLRDLLGSAVDMVETMGRTGGG; encoded by the coding sequence ATGCCAAGCCCGGCGCCACGCCTGCCCCAGCGTTCCCACGGCAGGGGCCGTCGTCGCAGCAGCCGGCCCCAGCTCAAGCGCCTGGCCAGACCGTGGCTGCTGCCGCTGCTCGCTCTGGCGGCGGTGATCTGTGGCGGCGCCCTGGGCTACCGCATCACCGAAGGCTGGGACTGGGGAGATTGTCTCTGGATGGTGTTGATCACCATCAGCACGATCGGCTACGGCGAAGTCGAGCCGCTTTCCCAGGCCGGACGGTTGGTGACGGTGTTGATCATTGCCGGTGGCCTGGTGGTGGTGCAGCTCTCGATTCAGCGCATCCTGGGGCTGACAGAGTCCGGCTATTTCCGTCAGTTGCGCGATCTGCGCTTCCGGCGGATCCTCAGGCGCATGCACAACCACGTCATTCTCTGCGGCTACGGCCGCATGGGCCGTGAGATCGGTGCCCAGCTGCAATTGGAGAACGTGCCTGTTCTCGTGGTGGAACTGGATCCGGAACGGCGACAAGCCGCGGAAGAGAGTGGCCTGCGGGTGCTTCAGGCGGATGCCACCCTCGATGAAACCCTTTTGGAGGCCGGTCTTGAGCGCTGCCGCAGCCTTGTCGCCGCCCTGCCAAGCAATGCAGCCAATCTCTATGTGGTGCTGAGTGCCCGCGGCCTCGAACCACGCTGCCGGCTGATCGCCAGGGCCGACAGTGAGGAATCAGCCGCCAAATTGCGCCTGGCGGGAGCGAGTGTGGTGGTGAGTCCCTACGTGGCCGGAGGTCGAATGATGGCCGCCACCGCCCTGCGGCCCCTGGCCGTGGATTTCATGGATCTGCTGGCGGGGTCGGATTGCGAAATCGAGGAGTTTCAGCTCAGCGCTGATCCGCTGTTGCTGCACAACCTGCCCGGGCGCAGCCTGTCGGAACTGCAGCTGGGGCGCCGCACCGGAGCCATGGTGCTGGCCATTCGCGACCGAGGCCGCCTGATCGCCAACCCGGGCGGCGATGTGGTGCTGGCACCCGGTCAATTGCTGGTGGTGCTGGGCAGCAAAGGCCAACTGCGGTTGTTGCGGGATCTGCTCGGTTCCGCCGTCGACATGGTGGAAACGATGGGTCGCACGGGGGGCGGCTGA
- the ispD gene encoding 2-C-methyl-D-erythritol 4-phosphate cytidylyltransferase: MHLLIAAAGSGRRMGAECNKLLLPLAGRPVLAWTLEAALKASSISWIGIVGQPVDQAAIAPLMSDTAKPVIWIEGGSTRQQSVERGLAALPAEALHVLIHDGARCLVEPELFNRCASAVEAGEAVIAATPVTDTIKRVDEAGRITATPDRSSLWAAQTPQGFAVEQLRQGHRQALEQGWSVTDDASLYERLGWQVRVLEAGPANIKVTTPFDLIVAEAVLALRAG, encoded by the coding sequence GTGCATCTGTTGATCGCCGCCGCTGGCAGTGGACGTCGCATGGGTGCCGAGTGCAACAAGCTGCTCCTCCCCCTGGCCGGGAGGCCGGTGCTGGCCTGGACCCTGGAGGCGGCGTTGAAGGCCTCGTCCATTTCCTGGATCGGCATCGTTGGCCAACCGGTGGATCAGGCCGCCATCGCTCCGCTGATGAGCGACACGGCCAAGCCGGTGATCTGGATCGAAGGCGGCAGCACCCGCCAGCAGTCTGTGGAGCGAGGTCTGGCAGCCCTGCCGGCGGAGGCCCTGCATGTGCTCATTCACGACGGAGCGCGTTGCCTGGTGGAGCCGGAGCTGTTCAATCGCTGTGCCTCAGCGGTGGAGGCGGGAGAAGCGGTCATTGCCGCCACACCCGTGACCGACACCATTAAGCGTGTGGATGAGGCGGGGCGGATCACCGCAACGCCGGATCGCTCCAGCCTCTGGGCAGCGCAGACTCCCCAGGGGTTTGCTGTGGAGCAGCTGCGGCAGGGGCACCGTCAAGCGCTCGAGCAGGGCTGGAGTGTCACCGACGATGCCTCGCTGTATGAGCGGCTGGGATGGCAGGTGCGCGTGCTGGAGGCCGGCCCCGCCAACATCAAGGTCACGACGCCCTTTGATCTCATCGTGGCGGAGGCGGTGCTGGCGCTCAGAGCAGGCTGA
- the petC gene encoding cytochrome b6-f complex iron-sulfur subunit gives MTQASSSDVPGMGRRQFMNLLTFGSVTGVALGALYPVVNYFIPPRAAGSGGGTAAKDELGNPITATGWLSSHPSGDRSLVQGLKGDPTYLIVDGDDAIGSYGINAICTHLGCVVPWNSGANKFMCPCHGSQYDATGKVVRGPAPLSLALANVSVENDNVFVSQWTDTDFRTGEKPWWV, from the coding sequence ATGACCCAAGCCTCCTCGAGCGATGTGCCCGGAATGGGTCGTCGGCAGTTCATGAATCTGCTGACCTTCGGATCCGTAACCGGCGTCGCCCTCGGTGCGCTCTATCCGGTTGTGAACTACTTCATCCCCCCGCGGGCCGCCGGCAGTGGCGGCGGCACCGCAGCCAAGGATGAGCTGGGCAATCCCATCACCGCCACCGGCTGGCTGAGCAGCCACCCCAGTGGTGACCGCAGCCTGGTGCAGGGTCTCAAGGGTGACCCCACTTATCTGATCGTCGATGGCGACGACGCCATCGGCAGCTATGGCATCAACGCCATCTGCACCCACCTGGGTTGCGTGGTGCCTTGGAACAGTGGTGCCAACAAGTTCATGTGCCCCTGCCACGGCAGCCAGTACGACGCCACGGGCAAGGTGGTGCGTGGTCCTGCACCCCTGTCCCTTGCACTTGCCAACGTCAGCGTTGAAAACGACAACGTGTTTGTGAGTCAGTGGACCGACACCGACTTCCGGACGGGCGAGAAGCCTTGGTGGGTCTGA
- the tatC gene encoding twin-arginine translocase subunit TatC, with the protein MPLVDHLEELRQRVLRSLLAVVLAALGCLLAVKPLVTLLERPAGSIHFLQLAPGEFLFVSFKVAGYAGLTLALPYVLYEGLAFVIPGLTRRERRLIAPAVAGSACLFLAGLAFAWWALVPAALRFLVSYGADVVEPLWSIERYLDFVLLLMLATGLAFQLPVLQLLLGLFGLITWRRMLAAWRWVVLAAALAGAVLTPSTDPITMLLLAGAITALFLIGVGLVALTQGFKAETPPDAPPPAAAG; encoded by the coding sequence ATGCCCCTGGTGGATCACCTGGAGGAGCTGCGCCAACGGGTGTTGCGCAGCCTGCTGGCCGTTGTACTGGCCGCCCTCGGCTGCCTCCTGGCTGTGAAACCCCTGGTGACCCTGCTGGAACGCCCCGCCGGCTCGATTCATTTCCTGCAGCTGGCACCAGGTGAATTTCTGTTTGTGTCGTTCAAGGTGGCCGGCTATGCCGGCCTCACCCTGGCCTTGCCCTATGTGCTCTACGAGGGCCTTGCCTTCGTGATACCCGGCCTCACCCGAAGGGAACGGCGCCTGATCGCGCCCGCCGTGGCCGGATCGGCCTGCCTGTTTCTTGCCGGGCTCGCCTTCGCCTGGTGGGCCCTCGTGCCTGCGGCCCTCCGCTTTCTGGTGAGCTATGGCGCCGATGTGGTCGAACCGCTCTGGTCGATCGAGCGCTACCTGGATTTCGTGCTCCTGCTGATGCTGGCCACCGGCCTGGCCTTCCAACTGCCGGTGCTGCAGCTGCTTCTGGGGCTGTTCGGACTGATCACCTGGCGACGGATGCTGGCGGCCTGGCGCTGGGTGGTGCTGGCCGCAGCCCTCGCAGGGGCCGTGCTCACCCCCTCGACGGATCCGATCACCATGCTGCTGCTGGCTGGAGCGATCACCGCCCTGTTTCTGATTGGTGTGGGCCTGGTCGCCCTCACCCAGGGGTTCAAAGCAGAAACTCCTCCAGACGCTCCGCCCCCTGCAGCTGCAGGCTGA
- a CDS encoding helix-turn-helix domain-containing protein gives MGAGHGRDSSMLTSAEEADSTATATGLAAAGLALRQAREAQGLSLHELAGSLRMGEEQLAALEAGDRANLPEAVFVKAMVRRVAGKVGLEANALVTGLGDLDQERPQPQRNSGRSSATPRSKSQARPTPQGRPGWLGLATLSGLIAIAAVIAGLFSLSRITPEPSTAAQPTEASAVSPPTPPQPPAAASTVTITSQEPSWLVIRNAKGAILFEGMLKTSTTLRGERVLEIYAGRPDLVKVSTGEGDNATAARTLGRIDDVRWYQVTAEPSPSDSAL, from the coding sequence ATGGGAGCGGGTCATGGCCGTGATTCCTCCATGCTCACCTCCGCTGAGGAGGCTGATTCGACAGCCACAGCGACGGGTCTCGCCGCTGCTGGTCTGGCCCTGCGGCAAGCTCGCGAGGCCCAGGGCCTGAGCCTCCACGAGCTGGCAGGCAGCCTGCGCATGGGCGAAGAGCAGCTGGCAGCCCTTGAGGCCGGCGACCGCGCCAACCTGCCTGAAGCGGTGTTCGTCAAGGCGATGGTGCGTCGGGTCGCCGGCAAAGTTGGACTGGAGGCCAACGCACTCGTCACGGGCCTGGGTGATCTGGATCAGGAGCGCCCCCAGCCCCAAAGGAACTCCGGCAGATCGAGCGCAACGCCACGCAGCAAGAGCCAGGCGCGCCCGACGCCACAAGGCCGGCCCGGATGGCTGGGGCTCGCGACTCTGTCGGGGTTGATCGCCATCGCGGCCGTGATCGCCGGGCTGTTCAGCCTGAGCAGGATCACCCCGGAACCCTCCACCGCCGCCCAACCAACCGAAGCCTCTGCGGTCTCCCCGCCGACGCCCCCCCAGCCTCCGGCAGCTGCCTCCACTGTCACAATCACATCCCAGGAGCCCAGCTGGCTGGTCATCCGCAACGCCAAGGGCGCCATCCTCTTTGAGGGCATGCTGAAAACCAGCACCACCCTGCGCGGGGAGCGGGTATTGGAGATCTATGCCGGACGGCCTGATCTGGTCAAGGTCAGCACCGGAGAGGGAGACAACGCCACCGCCGCACGGACCCTCGGGAGGATCGATGATGTGCGCTGGTATCAGGTCACTGCTGAACCGTCACCGTCAGATTCAGCCCTGTGA
- a CDS encoding 4-hydroxybenzoate polyprenyltransferase codes for MPRVPQLQSVVSSALSRSDLTAWIQLLRWNKPTGRLILLIPAGWSLWLAPTAPPSPSLVLWIALGGVAISGAGCIANDLWDRRFDREVARTRNRPLAQGKLSLTSAFAALVLLLLLGLAVVLALPATSRLTCLLLAILALPPILLYPSAKRWLAYPQAVLALCWGFAVLIPWAASGASLQASWPLLGCWMATLLWTFGFDTVYAMADRPDDARLGLNSSALSLGHRAVRVVRISYALTSLCLAIAAWQGGLGWLFWPCWLLASVGMQRATGELRGDQSQPMALFGRHFQQQVWLGSLLLLGLILGRIL; via the coding sequence ATGCCTAGGGTTCCGCAGTTGCAGAGCGTCGTGAGCAGCGCGTTGTCCCGTTCCGACCTCACCGCCTGGATCCAGCTGCTGCGCTGGAACAAACCCACGGGTCGCCTGATCCTGCTGATTCCGGCGGGCTGGAGTTTGTGGCTGGCACCCACCGCCCCACCGTCTCCCTCCCTGGTGTTGTGGATCGCGCTGGGGGGCGTGGCCATCAGTGGCGCCGGCTGCATTGCCAACGACCTCTGGGATCGGCGCTTCGATCGAGAGGTCGCCCGCACCCGCAACCGCCCCCTGGCCCAGGGAAAGCTCTCGCTCACCTCGGCATTTGCCGCCCTGGTGCTTCTGCTGCTGCTCGGCCTGGCGGTGGTGCTGGCGTTGCCGGCGACCAGCCGACTGACCTGTCTACTGCTGGCGATTCTGGCCTTACCCCCGATCCTTCTCTATCCATCAGCGAAACGCTGGCTGGCCTATCCCCAGGCGGTTCTGGCCCTCTGCTGGGGATTCGCCGTCCTGATTCCCTGGGCCGCCAGCGGCGCCAGCCTGCAGGCGTCCTGGCCTTTGCTCGGCTGCTGGATGGCCACCCTGCTCTGGACCTTCGGGTTCGACACCGTCTATGCCATGGCAGACAGACCTGACGATGCCCGTCTGGGCCTGAACAGCAGCGCCCTGAGCCTGGGCCATCGCGCCGTGCGCGTGGTGCGCATCAGCTACGCCCTCACCAGCCTCTGCCTGGCGATCGCCGCCTGGCAAGGTGGCCTGGGCTGGCTGTTCTGGCCCTGCTGGCTCCTCGCAAGCGTCGGCATGCAGCGCGCTACGGGCGAGCTGCGCGGCGATCAGTCCCAGCCGATGGCTCTCTTCGGACGCCATTTCCAGCAGCAGGTCTGGCTCGGATCCCTGCTGCTCTTGGGTCTGATTCTGGGCAGGATTCTCTGA
- the petA gene encoding cytochrome f has product MRRLLSPLLAALIVGVSVFTAPAASWAYPFWAQQNYDSPREATGKIVCANCHLAKKLTQAEVPQSVLPDSVFKAVVKIPYDTSVPEIGADGSDVPLQVGAVVMLPDGFSLAPQDRWTDDIKEETEGVYFTQYSDDQPNVILVGPIPGDQHQEIVFPILSPDPASDSNIHFGKYSIHVGGNRGRGQVYPTGEKSNNTVFTAPGAGRISAIEAGDNGASVVTITAADGSEASETIPVGPQLLVSVGDEVEAGAALTNDPNVGGFGQLDTEVVLQNPVRIYGLLAFFAAVALAQIMLVLKKKQVEKVQAAEGV; this is encoded by the coding sequence ATGCGCCGCCTTCTCTCCCCTCTCCTCGCCGCCCTCATCGTCGGCGTTTCCGTGTTCACCGCTCCGGCAGCCAGCTGGGCCTATCCCTTCTGGGCCCAGCAGAACTACGACTCACCCCGTGAGGCCACCGGCAAGATTGTGTGCGCCAACTGCCATCTGGCCAAGAAACTCACCCAGGCGGAGGTGCCCCAATCGGTTCTTCCCGACAGCGTCTTCAAGGCTGTGGTGAAGATCCCCTATGACACCAGCGTTCCGGAGATTGGTGCCGACGGCAGCGACGTGCCCCTGCAGGTGGGTGCGGTGGTGATGCTTCCCGATGGCTTCAGCCTCGCCCCCCAGGACCGCTGGACTGATGACATCAAAGAAGAAACCGAAGGGGTGTATTTCACCCAGTACAGCGACGATCAGCCCAATGTGATCCTCGTCGGCCCGATCCCAGGTGATCAGCATCAGGAGATTGTCTTCCCGATCCTTTCACCCGATCCCGCCTCAGACAGCAACATCCACTTCGGCAAATATTCCATCCACGTGGGCGGCAATCGGGGCCGTGGCCAGGTCTATCCCACCGGCGAAAAGAGCAACAACACCGTGTTCACGGCGCCTGGAGCCGGCCGGATTAGCGCCATCGAGGCTGGCGACAATGGTGCCAGCGTCGTGACGATCACGGCGGCCGATGGCAGCGAAGCCAGCGAAACCATTCCGGTCGGTCCCCAACTTCTTGTCTCCGTTGGCGACGAGGTGGAGGCTGGTGCTGCACTCACCAATGATCCCAATGTGGGTGGTTTTGGCCAGCTCGATACGGAAGTGGTTCTTCAGAACCCGGTGCGGATCTATGGCCTTCTCGCCTTCTTCGCTGCGGTGGCCCTGGCCCAGATCATGCTTGTGCTGAAGAAAAAGCAGGTCGAGAAAGTGCAGGCAGCTGAAGGCGTCTGA
- a CDS encoding Ppx/GppA phosphatase family protein, with amino-acid sequence MAGADPSALREPVTAETEPAPSSRGVLRNGRRLRQVAAIDIGTNSTHLLVAAVDPSLRTFSIELAEKSTTRLGERDPESGKLTDAAMARALETLRRFRDLASSHQVEQVVTAATSAVREAPNGREFLQKVKDELDLEVDLVSGPEEARLIYLGVLSGMPFGDRPHLLLDIGGGSTELILADGRDARALTSTRVGAVRLQRDFVKHDPMPAQRRAFLQAFIQGSLEPAVDKVRRRIKPGETPVMVATSGTAMAIGALAASEEERPPLKLHGYRISRQRLDRVVEKLVEMSPEQRRSLAPINDRRAEIIVPGALILQTTMQMLAVQELVLSERALREGLIVDWMLRHGLLEDRFSFQSSIRQRTVIHQVQRFAVNQLRAERVASHALSLYDATRGRLHRDEGPGRDLLWAAAMLHTCGQHINLSAYHKHSWYLIRHGELLGYSEAEHLMVAAIARYHRRSLPKKRHEAWQALQSRANRATVSEMALLLRLAAALDRRPEPVVASIQAKVTGHELQLGLIPERVNQNISLEQWSLESCASVLRDITGLNLTVTVQQ; translated from the coding sequence ATGGCGGGTGCCGACCCCTCCGCGCTGCGCGAGCCAGTGACGGCCGAGACGGAGCCAGCCCCCTCCTCCAGGGGTGTCCTGCGCAATGGCCGACGGCTTCGTCAGGTGGCGGCGATCGATATCGGCACCAATTCCACCCACCTTCTGGTGGCTGCCGTTGATCCCAGCCTGCGCACCTTCAGTATCGAGCTGGCGGAGAAATCCACCACCCGCCTGGGCGAGCGTGATCCCGAAAGCGGCAAGCTCACCGATGCGGCGATGGCCAGGGCCCTAGAGACGCTGCGGCGCTTCCGTGACCTCGCCTCCAGCCATCAGGTGGAGCAGGTGGTGACAGCCGCCACCAGTGCCGTGCGGGAAGCACCCAACGGTCGGGAGTTTCTTCAGAAAGTGAAGGATGAGCTTGATCTGGAGGTGGATCTGGTCAGTGGCCCAGAGGAAGCGCGGCTGATCTACCTGGGTGTGCTGTCGGGAATGCCATTCGGGGATCGCCCCCACCTGCTCCTGGATATCGGCGGTGGTTCCACGGAGCTGATCCTTGCCGATGGCCGCGATGCCCGGGCGCTCACCAGCACCCGGGTGGGTGCCGTGCGCCTGCAGCGGGATTTCGTGAAGCATGATCCGATGCCGGCCCAGAGGCGGGCTTTCCTGCAGGCGTTCATTCAGGGATCACTGGAGCCGGCGGTCGACAAGGTGCGGCGGCGGATCAAGCCCGGTGAGACCCCTGTGATGGTGGCCACCAGTGGCACCGCCATGGCCATCGGGGCGCTCGCTGCCAGTGAGGAGGAGCGCCCACCTCTGAAGCTGCACGGGTATCGCATCTCCAGGCAACGGCTGGATCGCGTCGTCGAGAAACTGGTTGAGATGTCACCGGAGCAGCGCCGCTCCCTGGCTCCGATCAACGACCGCCGCGCCGAAATCATCGTGCCTGGTGCGCTGATCCTGCAGACCACCATGCAGATGCTCGCCGTCCAGGAGTTGGTGCTCAGCGAGCGGGCGCTCCGGGAGGGGTTGATCGTCGATTGGATGCTCCGGCATGGATTGCTGGAGGATCGCTTCAGTTTTCAGAGCAGTATCCGCCAGCGCACCGTCATTCATCAGGTGCAGCGGTTCGCTGTGAATCAGCTGCGGGCCGAACGGGTCGCTTCCCATGCCCTCAGCCTCTACGACGCCACCCGTGGTCGCCTGCATCGTGATGAGGGGCCTGGCCGTGATTTGCTCTGGGCGGCCGCCATGCTCCACACCTGTGGCCAACACATCAATCTCAGTGCTTATCACAAGCATTCCTGGTATCTGATTCGCCATGGCGAATTGCTGGGCTACTCAGAGGCGGAGCATCTGATGGTGGCGGCCATCGCCCGATATCACCGCCGCAGCCTGCCGAAAAAACGGCATGAAGCTTGGCAGGCGCTCCAGTCTCGTGCCAATCGCGCCACGGTGTCGGAGATGGCCCTGTTGCTGCGCCTGGCTGCAGCGCTCGACCGTCGCCCGGAGCCTGTGGTGGCCTCGATTCAGGCCAAAGTCACGGGCCACGAGCTCCAGCTCGGCCTGATTCCAGAGCGCGTGAATCAGAACATCAGCCTGGAGCAGTGGAGTCTGGAGAGCTGTGCCTCGGTGCTCCGTGACATCACAGGGCTGAATCTGACGGTGACGGTTCAGCAGTGA
- a CDS encoding DUF3067 family protein — protein MPEPLTVEEVIACLQQRWQASYDLQLVVRQGRLYLQVMWAYLEQQSFPMDATAYRHHLAEVLEVVNRLAQADVVRQWLASTRDRPRLGKALSLQLQGAERLEEFLL, from the coding sequence GTGCCTGAGCCCCTGACTGTGGAGGAGGTGATCGCCTGTCTTCAGCAGCGTTGGCAGGCGAGTTACGACCTTCAGCTCGTCGTCAGACAAGGCCGTTTGTACCTGCAGGTGATGTGGGCCTATCTGGAGCAGCAGTCCTTCCCCATGGATGCGACGGCGTATCGGCATCACCTCGCCGAGGTGCTCGAGGTGGTGAACCGCTTGGCTCAGGCTGATGTGGTGCGGCAGTGGCTGGCCTCCACCCGGGATCGGCCCCGGCTCGGCAAGGCTCTCAGCCTGCAGCTGCAGGGGGCGGAGCGTCTGGAGGAGTTTCTGCTTTGA
- the lgt gene encoding prolipoprotein diacylglyceryl transferase, producing MSLFAIFTSPGPELVQLGPFVLRWYGLLIALAVLIGLNLSSWLAKQRHLEQGLISDLLPILVLAAVVGARLYYVAFEWRNYQGAWWEAFAIWRGGIAIHGALLAGTIAVILFCRWRRQPLWDVLDVLVPSVALGQAIGRWGNFFNSEAFGVPTDLPWKLFIAYPNRPAVFADAEFFHPTFLYESVWNLGVFGLLMVLFVRGQRGRLVLPAGALSCLYLLTYSLGRFWIEGLRIDPLCLKGLPPFCDGGLRMAQLMSLALIALAGVGLWWLYGRKRPLPDPCGHRREAA from the coding sequence GTGTCCCTCTTCGCGATATTCACATCTCCCGGGCCCGAGCTTGTTCAGCTCGGGCCTTTTGTCTTGCGGTGGTATGGGCTGCTGATCGCCCTGGCGGTGCTAATCGGCCTCAACCTCTCCAGCTGGCTTGCCAAACAACGCCACCTGGAGCAGGGGCTGATCAGTGATCTGCTGCCGATCCTGGTGCTGGCGGCCGTGGTGGGCGCTCGCCTGTATTACGTCGCCTTTGAATGGCGCAACTATCAGGGGGCCTGGTGGGAAGCCTTCGCCATCTGGCGCGGCGGCATCGCGATCCACGGTGCCCTGCTGGCCGGCACTATCGCGGTGATCCTGTTCTGCCGCTGGCGGCGCCAACCACTCTGGGATGTGCTGGATGTGCTCGTGCCGTCGGTGGCCCTCGGGCAGGCGATCGGTCGCTGGGGCAACTTCTTCAACTCCGAAGCCTTCGGCGTGCCCACCGATCTTCCCTGGAAACTGTTCATTGCCTACCCCAACCGGCCGGCCGTCTTTGCCGATGCCGAGTTCTTCCACCCCACTTTCCTGTATGAGTCGGTCTGGAATCTGGGGGTGTTCGGCCTTTTGATGGTCCTGTTCGTGCGTGGCCAACGCGGTCGTCTCGTGCTGCCCGCCGGTGCTCTTAGTTGCCTTTATCTGCTCACCTACAGCCTTGGCCGCTTCTGGATCGAAGGCCTTCGCATCGACCCCCTCTGCCTCAAAGGCCTTCCCCCTTTTTGCGATGGAGGCCTGCGGATGGCGCAATTGATGAGCCTCGCCCTGATCGCTCTGGCCGGAGTCGGGCTGTGGTGGCTATACGGGCGTAAGCGTCCCTTACCTGATCCCTGCGGACATCGACGAGAAGCTGCATGA
- the cobM gene encoding precorrin-4 C(11)-methyltransferase — MTQPDALVSIVGAGPGAPDLLTRRAEDRIRSADVLIWTDSLISPEIAALARPECERIRSSTLTLEEVVPLMIDRVRQGLRVVRLHDGDPCLYGALTEQICGLADAGIDTEVVPGLSAYQATASALKAELTIPGLVQTIVLSRAGGRTGVPETETLEQLARLRASLCLYLSARHVEEVQATLLEHYPADTPVAIGYRVSWPDQWLQVVPLERMAQASQERGLIRTTLYVISPALTAQGHRSKLYSPEHDHLFRPQR; from the coding sequence ATGACCCAACCCGATGCTCTGGTTTCCATTGTGGGAGCCGGTCCAGGTGCTCCCGACCTGCTCACCAGACGCGCCGAAGACCGCATCCGCTCCGCCGATGTACTGATCTGGACGGATTCACTGATTTCCCCCGAGATCGCCGCCCTGGCCAGGCCTGAGTGCGAACGAATCCGCAGCAGCACCTTGACCCTCGAAGAAGTGGTGCCCCTGATGATCGATCGCGTGCGGCAGGGCCTTCGCGTGGTTCGACTTCACGATGGTGATCCCTGTTTGTATGGCGCCCTCACCGAACAGATCTGCGGGCTGGCCGATGCCGGCATCGACACGGAGGTGGTTCCTGGCCTCAGCGCCTACCAGGCGACGGCCTCCGCGCTGAAGGCGGAACTGACCATCCCCGGCCTGGTGCAAACGATCGTGCTCAGCCGCGCCGGGGGGCGCACCGGTGTGCCGGAGACCGAGACTCTCGAGCAGCTGGCACGGTTAAGAGCCTCGCTCTGCCTTTATCTAAGTGCTCGCCATGTCGAAGAGGTGCAGGCGACCCTTCTGGAGCACTATCCGGCCGACACCCCCGTCGCCATCGGCTACAGGGTCAGCTGGCCCGACCAATGGCTGCAGGTGGTGCCGCTGGAGCGCATGGCGCAGGCTTCACAGGAACGTGGACTGATCCGAACAACCCTGTACGTGATCAGCCCAGCGCTGACGGCCCAGGGCCATCGCTCCAAGCTCTATTCACCGGAGCACGACCACCTGTTCCGTCCGCAGCGCTGA
- a CDS encoding glycosyltransferase family 9 protein has product MRVLALSPGSVQQQLQRLPALAAVADQLGGTLQVAAPAATREVWTLLPAMEKLIPFPFDAAPTLADWANLLGSVREPDFQVCLNFAEGRQVNLMLSMSHIPTRIASSGFASTAIATPTEGWSAQQPQGFLSAIGLSLDANSFRLTLPATALNEARAQQPAGEGPMLLLAPGGGSHDWPAERWHSLPDAIRTRLATLRCSELPPGGSLLSRAASIASADVVLSSCPISQLLAVYSGVPLVALGADLQQLPAREGLKAVPAPACGLPSLDPQDVLSALGF; this is encoded by the coding sequence ATGCGTGTTCTTGCCCTCAGTCCGGGGAGTGTTCAGCAGCAACTCCAACGCCTACCGGCCCTGGCGGCGGTGGCGGATCAACTGGGCGGCACGCTGCAGGTGGCGGCACCCGCCGCCACACGCGAGGTGTGGACGCTGCTTCCCGCAATGGAGAAGCTGATTCCCTTTCCTTTCGATGCAGCGCCCACGCTCGCCGACTGGGCCAACCTCCTGGGCTCCGTGCGCGAGCCAGATTTTCAGGTGTGTCTCAATTTCGCGGAAGGGCGTCAGGTGAATCTGATGCTGTCGATGAGCCACATCCCCACCCGCATCGCCAGCAGCGGCTTCGCCAGCACGGCCATCGCCACGCCCACGGAGGGCTGGTCCGCCCAACAGCCGCAAGGCTTCCTCAGCGCCATCGGGCTGTCGCTTGATGCCAACAGCTTTCGCCTCACCCTTCCAGCCACAGCGCTGAACGAGGCCCGAGCCCAGCAACCAGCCGGCGAGGGGCCGATGCTTCTGCTCGCCCCAGGCGGCGGCAGCCACGACTGGCCGGCAGAGCGTTGGCACAGCCTTCCCGACGCGATCCGCACCCGGCTGGCCACCCTGCGCTGCAGCGAACTACCACCGGGCGGGTCTCTGCTCAGCCGTGCGGCTTCGATCGCCAGCGCTGATGTGGTGCTCAGCAGCTGCCCGATCAGCCAGCTGCTGGCTGTTTACAGCGGCGTGCCTTTGGTGGCCCTTGGCGCCGACCTACAGCAGCTGCCTGCCCGAGAAGGGCTCAAGGCCGTTCCAGCCCCTGCCTGCGGGCTGCCATCCCTCGATCCCCAGGATGTTCTGAGCGCGCTGGGCTTCTGA